A region of Trichoplusia ni isolate ovarian cell line Hi5 chromosome 23, tn1, whole genome shotgun sequence DNA encodes the following proteins:
- the LOC113504856 gene encoding adenylosuccinate synthetase-like yields the protein MEGWQDRLIISDRAHLVFDMHQQVDGLQEAEKGKNSLGTTKKGIGPTYSSKATRNGLRIGDLLGDFEVFEEKFRTLAANYKRMFPSLEVDIDAELARYQVFATKIKPMVRDTVSYLHKAIGEGKKVLVEGANAAMLDIDFGTYPYVTSSNCSIGGVCTGLGLPPLVIGDVLGVVKAYTTRVGDGPFPTELHDETGSLLQERGHEVGVTTKRVRRCGWLDLVVVRYTAMVNGYTAICLTKMDILDTLKEIKIGVAYKLNGKKIEYFPSSMTELSNVEVEYITVPGWACSIEDVRQLDKLPQQARNYVKVIEDFLQVPVKFIGVGQNRESIINVQEA from the exons ATGGAAGGCTGGCAGGACCGCCTCATCATCTCCGACAGAGCACACCTCGTCTTCGACATGCATCAACAG GTTGACGGTCTTCAAGAAGCAGAGAAGGGCAAGAACTCGTTAGGCACCACAAAGAAGGGTATCGGCCCGACTTACTCCTCAAAGGCGACCCGCAACGGACTGCGGATAGGAGACCTGCTCGGCGACTTTGAAGTTTTTGAGGAGAA GTTCCGCACCCTCGCAGCGAACTACAAGAGAATGTTCCCATCATTAGAGGTTGACATCGACGCGGAACTCGCCCGCTACCAGGTCTTCGCGACCAAGATCAAGCCGATGGTACGCGACACGGTCTCGTACCTGCATAAAGCTATCGGCGAGGGCAAGAAGGTTTTAGTCGAAGGTGCTAACGCCGCCATGTTGGATATTGACTTTG GCACGTACCCATACGTGACGTCGTCCAACTGCAGCATCGGCGGCGTGTGCACGGGGCTGGGGCTGCCGCCGCTCGTCATCGGCGACGTGCTCGGCGTCGTCAAGGCCTACACCACGCGCGTCGGCGACGGACCCTTCCCCACTGAGCTGCATGAT GAGACAGGCAGCCTGCTGCAGGAGCGCGGCCACGAGGTGGGAGTGACCACGAAGCGGGTGCGACGCTGCGGCTGGCTCGACCTGGTCGTCGTGCGGTACACCGCCATGGTCAACGGGTACACCGC GATATGCCTTACAAAGATGGACATCCTTGACACGTTAAAAGAGATCAAGATCGGTGTCGCCTACAAGCTGAACGGCAAGAAGATCGAATACTTCCCATCATCGATGACAGAGCTTAGCAATGTTGAG GTGGAGTACATCACAGTCCCGGGCTGGGCGTGCAGTATAGAGGACGTGCGGCAGCTGGACAAGCTCCCGCAGCAGGCGCGGAACTACGTCAAGGTCATCGAGGACTTCCTGCAAGTACCTG taaaattcatcggcgtcggTCAGAATCGGGAGTCCATCATCAACGTCCAGGAAGCTTAA